One window from the genome of Synergistetes bacterium HGW-Synergistetes-1 encodes:
- a CDS encoding glutamine--tRNA ligase (catalyzes a two-step reaction, first charging a glutamine molecule by linking its carboxyl group to the alpha-phosphate of ATP, followed by transfer of the aminoacyl-adenylate to its tRNA) — MAFDEGSRNLNFLEEIITKDLENGVTESVVTRFPPEPNGYLHIGHAKSICLNFGLAQQFGGKCNLRFDDTNPAKEETEYVESIMNDVKWLGFEWANLRYASDYFDQFYQWALDLINAGKAYVDDQSAEEMRQKRGTLTKPGEDSPYRERSVEENIDLFKRMTAGEFEEGTRVLRAKIDMSSNNLNMRDPVIYRILKRSHHRTGDKWCVYPMYDFAHGYEDAIEGVTHSICTLEFQDHRPLYDWFIDNVDVPHVPRQYEFARLNLTYTLMSKRKLLELVTTGIVSGWDDPRMPTICGFRRRGYTPESIRRFCKEIGVAKADSMVEVELLHYCLREELNRTAQRGMAVLRPLKVVLENWPEGFVDELDAENNPEDENAGNRKVSIGKEIYIERDDFMEEPVKGFFRLAPDKEVRLKYAYIIKCRDIVKDEKGEVVELRCTVDMDSRGGDAPDGRKIKGTLHWAWAGEAVKAKVNLYGHLFTLKNMSDMEEGKDYKDYLDPNSLVVIEDALVEPILADAKPMDKFQFMRHGYFCADHDSTPEKPVFNLTVSLKDSWGRQNKM; from the coding sequence ATGGCTTTTGATGAAGGATCTAGAAATCTTAATTTTCTTGAAGAGATAATAACGAAAGATCTTGAAAATGGGGTTACAGAGAGTGTAGTTACCCGTTTTCCGCCGGAGCCTAACGGCTACCTGCACATAGGCCACGCGAAGTCGATATGCCTTAATTTTGGACTTGCACAGCAGTTTGGCGGAAAGTGCAACCTTCGTTTTGATGACACGAATCCTGCGAAGGAAGAAACAGAGTACGTAGAATCGATAATGAACGATGTAAAATGGCTCGGTTTTGAATGGGCTAACCTCCGGTATGCATCTGATTACTTCGATCAGTTCTATCAGTGGGCCCTCGACCTGATCAATGCAGGCAAGGCTTATGTTGATGATCAGAGCGCCGAAGAGATGAGGCAAAAGAGAGGCACATTAACAAAACCGGGAGAGGATTCTCCATACAGGGAAAGAAGCGTAGAGGAAAACATTGATCTTTTCAAAAGAATGACGGCCGGAGAATTCGAAGAGGGCACGAGAGTTCTTCGCGCTAAGATAGACATGTCCAGCAACAACCTTAACATGAGGGACCCTGTTATATACAGGATATTGAAGAGAAGCCACCACAGGACAGGAGATAAGTGGTGTGTATATCCGATGTATGACTTCGCTCATGGCTACGAAGACGCAATAGAAGGAGTAACTCACTCCATCTGTACGCTGGAATTCCAGGACCATCGCCCCCTCTATGACTGGTTCATAGATAACGTAGATGTACCGCATGTCCCGCGTCAGTATGAATTTGCACGTTTGAATCTGACATACACGCTTATGAGCAAACGCAAGCTTCTTGAGCTTGTCACAACAGGTATAGTTTCAGGATGGGACGATCCCAGGATGCCCACCATATGCGGTTTCAGGCGCAGGGGCTATACACCTGAGTCGATCAGGCGCTTCTGCAAAGAGATAGGTGTTGCAAAAGCTGACAGTATGGTAGAAGTGGAACTTCTGCATTATTGCCTCAGGGAAGAGCTCAACAGGACAGCACAGCGCGGCATGGCAGTTTTGCGTCCTCTTAAGGTGGTCCTTGAAAATTGGCCCGAGGGCTTCGTGGATGAACTGGATGCAGAAAATAATCCTGAGGATGAAAATGCCGGGAACAGGAAGGTCTCAATAGGAAAAGAGATATACATCGAGAGGGACGACTTTATGGAGGAACCTGTTAAGGGCTTCTTCCGGCTCGCTCCTGACAAAGAAGTGCGCCTCAAATATGCATACATAATAAAGTGCAGGGACATTGTCAAGGATGAAAAGGGAGAGGTCGTCGAGCTCCGCTGCACTGTTGACATGGACAGCCGCGGAGGAGATGCGCCAGACGGCAGGAAGATAAAAGGCACGCTCCACTGGGCATGGGCCGGAGAGGCCGTCAAAGCAAAGGTCAACCTCTATGGCCATCTCTTTACACTAAAAAACATGAGTGACATGGAAGAGGGCAAAGACTACAAAGATTATCTTGATCCCAATTCTCTTGTAGTGATTGAGGACGCGTTGGTTGAACCGATCCTTGCTGATGCGAAGCCAATGGACAAGTTCCAGTTTATGCGCCATGGATATTTCTGCGCAGATCACGACAGTACGCCGGAAAAACCCGTATTCAACCTTACTGTGTCCCTTAAGGATTCCTGGGGCCGTCAGAATAAGATGTGA
- the gltX gene encoding glutamate--tRNA ligase gives MSLKTRVRFAPSPTGSLHIGGAHTALFNWLYARHTRGTFVLRIEDTDKERSTAEYEQSIMDGMRWMGLDWDEGPDKPGEFGPYRQSERMDSYTKYANRLLDAGLAYKEDGAVLFKVPSGKLVTFDDEVYGHIEVLSENASVNQDGTIKDIVILKRDGMPTYNYAVVIDDYTMNINMVIRGEDHIINTPKQLLIYQALGFEAPKFAHLPMILGKDKKKLSKRQGATSVFEYNDLGYLPDGVFNFLALLGWSPKNGQEIFTREEAIKNFDLSSVTKKPAVLDMDKLNHINQEQMKIMDPYKLLEIIKPFWKDLGFDINSYSDDYLASSLQAMGGRGQTTLQLAEYSDYFISFDAVKERYKADDINEERRPVLKKFYGELINAPDFTPEVLETFTKSWVETNESSMKEVALPLRWALTGRKVSPGVFEVAAQLGPEECQRRLAHYCLV, from the coding sequence ATGTCCTTAAAAACACGCGTAAGATTTGCTCCAAGCCCCACAGGGTCACTGCACATCGGGGGAGCGCACACGGCACTCTTCAACTGGCTGTATGCACGCCATACCAGGGGTACCTTTGTCCTCCGCATAGAAGACACAGACAAGGAACGTTCAACTGCTGAATACGAGCAGTCGATAATGGACGGGATGAGATGGATGGGCCTCGACTGGGACGAAGGTCCCGATAAGCCGGGGGAGTTCGGTCCCTACAGACAGTCAGAGCGCATGGATTCCTACACTAAATACGCAAACCGGCTCCTTGATGCCGGACTTGCCTACAAAGAAGACGGCGCAGTACTTTTTAAAGTCCCTTCAGGCAAACTCGTCACATTTGATGATGAAGTCTATGGACACATCGAGGTGCTGAGCGAAAATGCCTCTGTCAATCAGGACGGGACCATCAAGGACATAGTAATCCTCAAGAGGGATGGTATGCCTACATACAACTATGCTGTCGTTATTGATGACTATACTATGAACATAAACATGGTCATTCGCGGAGAAGACCACATTATCAATACGCCTAAGCAACTGCTGATCTATCAGGCCCTCGGGTTCGAGGCGCCAAAGTTTGCACACCTTCCGATGATACTTGGCAAAGATAAAAAAAAGCTCTCTAAGCGCCAGGGAGCCACAAGTGTATTCGAATACAACGATCTTGGATACCTTCCCGACGGCGTGTTCAACTTTCTTGCCCTTCTTGGTTGGTCGCCGAAGAACGGACAGGAGATATTTACAAGGGAAGAGGCTATAAAAAACTTTGATCTCTCCTCGGTAACAAAGAAACCGGCAGTCCTTGATATGGACAAGCTGAACCACATCAACCAGGAACAGATGAAAATAATGGATCCGTACAAGCTCCTGGAGATAATAAAGCCGTTCTGGAAGGACCTTGGGTTTGACATCAACAGCTATTCCGACGACTACCTTGCTTCCTCACTTCAGGCAATGGGCGGCAGGGGCCAGACTACACTTCAGCTTGCCGAATACAGCGACTACTTTATAAGTTTTGATGCAGTTAAAGAGAGATACAAGGCGGACGATATTAACGAAGAACGCCGCCCTGTACTGAAAAAATTCTACGGGGAGCTCATTAATGCCCCTGACTTTACACCTGAAGTACTGGAAACCTTCACAAAATCATGGGTCGAAACCAACGAAAGCAGCATGAAAGAGGTCGCCCTCCCGCTCAGATGGGCCCTTACCGGAAGAAAGGTAAGCCCGGGAGTTTTTGAGGTGGCAGCTCAGCTGGGCCCGGAAGAATGCCAAAGGAGACTGGCCCACTACTGTCTGGTTTAG
- a CDS encoding DNA polymerase I produces MSKNLLLIDGHGLAFRGFYALPETLSAADGTPTNAILGFTTMLLNGLDKWSPDRVGLFFDPKGPTRRHELFKEYKEGRKPTPEGFKIQMPLIIEISKAMGIPVFIREGMEADDYIVSTAKKASDEGWNVSIFSADKDLFQIINGNIKIIRPTKGVSDFKIYDKELFIEEYGFKPESMADYLALVGDAVDNIPGVPGIGEKTAKELIGKFGSLEGIFENMEEVPKGRRSKLEENTKLAYSSRDLIIPQITESVPLEELVMKGPEEDLLVELCTRLSLRRLLERILPHAKISDSAKVQKKPVSNVLTKVPAVTPIVDIGDRPDSVEAAHEELFKAVELALAPADRDKKIFCLFDRKGRTAYLDLGDPEQTEKWAEWCKRGTLTLFGYRDLLSKFNIPLPPTKKIRDVEIAHYLLHPDRGGSSIEKTLGRKLPQGIDLARELFALWDAFEPEMRKFGLDKLMMELDLPLSVALADLERNGVFADVTKLASMGKDLEKTIAQTETDIEKLVGERINLNSPKQVGWLLFEHLHLPPLKKTQTGYSTDMSVLEELARLPEPLCDVPNKIIEYREEAKILSGFVQPFLSIASEGDGFIHSTFDHLSTGTGRLSSRDPNVQNMPLFGKWAVRFRDCFIPSDNGKIFVAADYSQIELRVLAHLSGEERLISAFSEGRDVHMETASWVFGLPADKITQEQRRFAKVVNFGLLYGMGAHGLAQRLGISRPQAASMVERYFSVLPNVKGYLEKSVKEAKEAGYTRSIFGRIRPLAEVATTAGRGNNPIDRVAVNTPIQSAASDIAKVAIMRFDKVVKEEFKGAKTVLQIHDSIVCECLAEDADRLEKRLVEVMESVDVLSVPVKAEPKRGGSLSKV; encoded by the coding sequence ATGAGTAAAAACCTGCTTCTGATAGATGGGCACGGACTTGCATTCAGGGGCTTTTACGCGCTTCCGGAGACATTGTCCGCAGCTGACGGAACCCCTACCAACGCTATATTGGGATTTACAACGATGCTTCTGAACGGACTTGATAAATGGAGCCCGGACAGGGTAGGGCTCTTTTTCGACCCAAAGGGACCTACGAGGCGTCATGAACTTTTCAAAGAGTATAAGGAGGGCAGAAAGCCTACTCCTGAAGGTTTTAAAATCCAGATGCCGCTGATAATTGAGATAAGCAAGGCAATGGGCATTCCTGTTTTTATCAGGGAAGGCATGGAAGCTGATGATTATATCGTATCTACCGCAAAGAAAGCCTCCGATGAAGGATGGAACGTCAGTATTTTTTCTGCCGACAAAGACCTTTTTCAGATCATAAACGGAAATATCAAAATTATTCGTCCGACAAAAGGAGTAAGCGACTTTAAGATCTACGACAAGGAACTTTTTATTGAAGAATACGGTTTTAAACCTGAGTCTATGGCTGACTACCTTGCTTTAGTGGGCGATGCCGTCGACAATATTCCCGGGGTCCCCGGAATAGGAGAAAAGACCGCCAAAGAACTGATCGGGAAATTCGGGTCATTGGAAGGCATTTTTGAAAATATGGAAGAGGTGCCCAAGGGGAGAAGGTCAAAGCTTGAGGAAAACACAAAACTTGCCTATTCAAGCAGGGACCTGATAATACCCCAGATAACAGAAAGCGTTCCTCTTGAAGAGCTTGTAATGAAGGGACCTGAGGAAGACCTTCTTGTTGAACTATGCACAAGGCTGAGCCTTAGAAGGCTTTTGGAACGTATTCTGCCGCATGCAAAAATTTCCGACAGCGCAAAGGTCCAGAAGAAACCGGTCAGCAATGTACTTACAAAAGTACCTGCTGTCACTCCGATCGTCGATATCGGGGATAGGCCTGACAGTGTGGAGGCCGCCCACGAAGAGCTGTTCAAGGCTGTTGAGCTTGCCCTGGCACCTGCCGACAGGGATAAGAAAATATTCTGCCTCTTTGACAGAAAGGGGAGGACCGCATATCTGGACCTAGGTGACCCCGAACAGACGGAGAAGTGGGCAGAATGGTGCAAACGAGGTACTTTGACTCTCTTCGGTTACAGGGATCTGCTTTCAAAATTTAATATCCCCCTTCCTCCAACGAAGAAGATCAGGGACGTTGAGATAGCACATTACCTTCTCCATCCTGACCGTGGGGGAAGCTCCATTGAAAAGACCCTGGGACGCAAACTTCCGCAGGGGATAGACCTTGCAAGGGAGCTCTTCGCGCTGTGGGATGCTTTTGAGCCGGAAATGAGGAAGTTCGGACTCGACAAGCTCATGATGGAGCTTGACCTTCCGCTTTCTGTAGCACTGGCTGATCTTGAGCGCAATGGTGTATTTGCAGATGTCACCAAACTAGCCTCAATGGGGAAAGATCTGGAGAAAACTATAGCGCAAACTGAAACAGACATAGAAAAATTAGTGGGAGAAAGAATTAACCTTAATTCACCAAAGCAGGTAGGATGGCTTCTCTTTGAGCATCTTCACCTGCCTCCGTTAAAGAAAACACAGACCGGCTACTCAACTGACATGAGCGTTCTCGAAGAACTGGCACGGCTCCCTGAGCCGCTTTGTGACGTTCCAAACAAAATTATCGAGTATCGTGAAGAGGCTAAAATACTTTCCGGATTTGTCCAGCCCTTCCTATCTATAGCTTCAGAAGGGGATGGTTTTATCCATTCTACTTTTGACCACCTTTCGACCGGCACGGGCCGTCTTTCAAGCAGAGACCCAAATGTGCAGAACATGCCGCTTTTCGGCAAATGGGCTGTCAGATTCAGGGATTGTTTTATTCCCTCAGATAACGGAAAGATATTTGTAGCGGCGGACTATTCACAGATCGAGCTGAGGGTTCTTGCCCACTTATCCGGTGAGGAAAGGCTGATAAGCGCTTTTTCAGAAGGGCGTGACGTACACATGGAGACAGCATCGTGGGTCTTCGGGCTTCCTGCGGATAAGATAACCCAGGAACAGCGGCGATTTGCGAAGGTCGTCAACTTCGGTCTCCTATATGGGATGGGGGCTCACGGTCTTGCGCAGCGGCTGGGAATATCCAGGCCGCAGGCAGCGAGTATGGTTGAGAGGTACTTCAGCGTCCTTCCCAATGTTAAGGGATATCTTGAAAAGAGCGTGAAGGAAGCAAAGGAAGCGGGATATACCCGTTCAATATTTGGCAGGATAAGGCCTCTTGCTGAAGTAGCCACGACAGCGGGAAGAGGAAATAACCCTATAGACAGGGTGGCAGTCAATACGCCAATCCAGAGCGCCGCATCTGACATTGCAAAAGTTGCCATCATGAGGTTTGACAAGGTAGTAAAGGAAGAATTCAAAGGTGCGAAGACAGTCCTGCAGATCCATGACTCTATAGTCTGCGAGTGTTTGGCAGAAGATGCTGACAGGCTGGAGAAGAGGCTGGTCGAAGTAATGGAAAGCGTAGATGTCCTGAGTGTACCTGTTAAGGCAGAACCAAAGCGCGGCGGTTCCCTCAGCAAAGTGTGA
- a CDS encoding 50S ribosomal protein L31: MKKDIHPKYETCKVTCACGNTFETRATTGDMRVAVCNACHPFYTGKKGRVIEAGRLEKFRQKYAGVNYGQKNVTEGTEE; encoded by the coding sequence TTGAAAAAGGATATACATCCAAAATACGAAACCTGCAAGGTGACCTGCGCCTGCGGCAATACTTTTGAAACCAGGGCTACTACAGGGGACATGAGGGTCGCGGTATGCAACGCATGTCATCCATTCTACACTGGCAAGAAGGGCCGCGTAATAGAAGCCGGACGACTTGAGAAATTCCGTCAGAAATACGCAGGCGTGAACTACGGACAGAAGAACGTAACAGAGGGTACAGAAGAATAG
- a CDS encoding thymidylate synthase (FAD), with translation MPIEVELIASTPDAARIVAAAAKICYSPSGAVDILEGLDREKTVSFLKMLRESGHLSPFEHISFTFAVEGISRVATHQLVRHRLASYSQQSQRYVAMSGQTCIVPPSVLNNEKAHALFMKQIEDAWNCYKELVDLGISKEDSRFILPHGTETRLVMTMNARELHHFFSLRLCRRAQWEIRELARKMLILARDAAPEIFDLAGPSCVVEGVCKEAHSCNEPYENMEKMLSE, from the coding sequence TTGCCTATTGAAGTTGAATTGATCGCGAGTACACCTGATGCAGCCAGGATAGTTGCCGCTGCCGCCAAGATCTGTTACAGCCCCTCAGGAGCTGTGGACATACTTGAAGGACTCGACAGAGAAAAAACGGTCTCTTTTCTTAAAATGCTTCGTGAGTCAGGGCATCTTTCACCATTTGAGCATATATCTTTCACCTTTGCTGTTGAGGGCATAAGCAGGGTAGCTACCCACCAGCTTGTGAGACACAGACTTGCAAGCTACTCTCAGCAGAGCCAGAGATATGTTGCCATGTCCGGACAGACATGCATAGTGCCTCCTTCGGTACTGAATAATGAAAAAGCACACGCACTATTCATGAAACAGATCGAAGATGCGTGGAACTGTTATAAAGAACTGGTCGATCTTGGCATCTCCAAGGAGGACTCCCGTTTTATCCTGCCTCATGGAACTGAGACCAGGCTTGTGATGACTATGAATGCGCGTGAACTACATCATTTTTTCTCCCTGAGGCTTTGCAGGAGAGCTCAGTGGGAAATAAGGGAACTTGCCCGGAAAATGCTCATACTGGCAAGGGATGCTGCCCCTGAAATATTTGATCTGGCCGGACCTTCATGTGTTGTTGAAGGTGTATGCAAAGAGGCCCATTCCTGCAACGAACCCTACGAGAACATGGAGAAGATGTTGTCTGAATGA
- a CDS encoding DUF1385 domain-containing protein: MKIYIALQRIILSAFIAVPKRIPVGGQAVIEGVLMKGPEHWGLAVREPGGSIWLKAWLGSDWLKNGIWKYPIIRGFATMVEMMRIGMRALSISAEISLGEEDKISPLEMAGAIAVAIFAVAGLFVALPMLVSEYLTFLLGLTHLSKNIMEGILRGVIFVGYVAMIGLWKDIQQVFAYHGAEHKTINAYENDAELTPESVAKFSRIHRRCGTSFLLVVIFVSIIVFSAIGGGSLLWRIGSRVLLLPFVIGISYEFIKGASNSETWGRYCIMPALSLQYITTREPRLDQIEVALAALDLALNPEAAGQDSGGSQLEIDG, from the coding sequence ATGAAAATTTATATTGCTTTACAGCGGATAATATTATCCGCTTTTATTGCTGTTCCCAAAAGGATACCCGTTGGCGGACAGGCGGTTATAGAAGGAGTCCTTATGAAAGGCCCGGAACATTGGGGACTGGCAGTCAGAGAACCGGGCGGTTCTATATGGCTTAAAGCCTGGCTTGGTTCAGATTGGCTCAAAAATGGCATATGGAAGTATCCAATTATCAGAGGCTTTGCCACCATGGTCGAGATGATGAGGATAGGCATGAGGGCATTGTCCATTTCTGCCGAGATCAGTCTCGGCGAAGAGGATAAAATATCGCCTCTTGAGATGGCAGGTGCTATTGCAGTTGCTATATTTGCCGTTGCGGGTCTTTTTGTTGCGCTGCCGATGCTGGTTTCTGAATATCTGACATTCCTTTTAGGACTTACCCATCTTTCTAAGAATATAATGGAAGGTATCCTCAGGGGAGTAATTTTTGTGGGATACGTTGCAATGATAGGGCTTTGGAAAGACATACAGCAGGTATTCGCCTATCATGGAGCGGAACATAAAACGATAAATGCATACGAGAATGATGCTGAACTCACGCCTGAAAGTGTAGCAAAATTTTCAAGGATTCACAGGCGCTGCGGTACATCCTTTTTGCTTGTAGTGATCTTTGTAAGCATAATAGTATTCTCTGCCATAGGGGGAGGCTCACTTCTGTGGAGGATAGGGAGCAGGGTGCTGTTGCTGCCCTTTGTTATAGGCATATCGTACGAATTTATAAAAGGAGCCTCAAACTCTGAAACATGGGGCAGATACTGTATAATGCCCGCTCTCTCGCTGCAGTACATAACGACAAGGGAACCGAGGCTGGATCAGATAGAGGTAGCCCTCGCAGCGCTTGACCTGGCTCTGAACCCGGAAGCTGCCGGACAGGATTCCGGCGGGAGTCAATTGGAAATCGATGGGTAA
- a CDS encoding peptide chain release factor 1, with the protein MELMDKLREIEKSYKEIEARMADPDVANDQQEMQSLGKKHVDLSKIVDAFMKYESVLKGIDDAKEMIAADDKEMAELAKEELALLEAQVDDLEKNIQVLLLPKDLNDDRSVIIEIRGGAGGDEAALFAANLFRMYTRFAERERWKTEIISGSETGIGGYKEIVFRIDGVGAYSSLKFESGVHRVQRVPETEASGRIHTSTATVAVLPEAQDVDIEIRTEDLRIDTYRSSGAGGQHVNMTDSAVRITHLPSGIVVTCQDERSQIKNRAKAMQFLRTKLYDAELQRQNDVMAAERKGQVGTGDRSERIRTYNYPQNRISDHRINLTLYKLDQILDGDIYELIRALSDADQAEKLKMLTV; encoded by the coding sequence ATGGAATTAATGGATAAGCTTAGAGAGATCGAAAAAAGTTATAAAGAGATCGAGGCGCGTATGGCAGACCCTGATGTGGCAAACGATCAACAGGAGATGCAGTCTCTTGGAAAGAAACATGTTGATCTTTCGAAGATCGTTGATGCTTTTATGAAGTATGAGTCAGTTCTTAAAGGAATAGATGACGCTAAGGAAATGATCGCTGCAGATGACAAAGAAATGGCAGAGCTTGCCAAAGAAGAGCTCGCCCTTCTTGAAGCACAGGTCGATGATCTGGAGAAGAATATACAGGTGCTCCTTCTCCCCAAGGACCTCAATGACGACAGGAGCGTCATCATTGAGATAAGAGGCGGAGCAGGAGGAGACGAGGCAGCACTATTTGCTGCGAACCTCTTCCGCATGTACACAAGATTTGCTGAACGTGAGAGATGGAAGACTGAGATAATTTCCGGAAGCGAGACCGGCATAGGCGGATACAAGGAAATAGTATTCAGGATCGACGGTGTAGGCGCATACAGCAGTCTGAAGTTCGAAAGCGGCGTCCACAGAGTACAGCGCGTCCCGGAGACAGAGGCAAGCGGCCGCATACATACCTCTACTGCAACTGTTGCAGTTCTGCCCGAAGCTCAGGATGTTGATATAGAAATTCGAACGGAGGATCTCAGGATCGATACATACCGCTCAAGCGGAGCAGGTGGACAGCACGTCAACATGACAGATTCAGCCGTCAGGATAACCCACCTTCCATCAGGAATAGTTGTTACCTGCCAGGACGAAAGATCCCAGATCAAGAACAGGGCAAAAGCGATGCAATTCCTCAGGACGAAGCTCTATGATGCCGAACTTCAGAGACAGAATGACGTAATGGCCGCGGAAAGAAAGGGCCAGGTCGGCACAGGCGATCGCTCAGAGCGCATCAGGACCTATAATTATCCTCAGAACAGAATATCGGACCATAGAATAAACCTTACTCTCTACAAACTGGATCAAATTTTGGATGGAGATATATATGAGCTGATCCGTGCCCTTTCTGATGCGGATCAGGCAGAAAAACTCAAAATGCTCACTGTTTAA
- the prmC gene encoding peptide chain release factor N(5)-glutamine methyltransferase has product MKLSELRSECVGILLREGIERPFYAVDLIISKVLDIERALLITKGEMAIPAQKCVGILSMTEMRSKRVPLSYILGEAEFYGRPFEVGEGCLIPRPETELLVEEMLRACPDASMFADWCTGSGCIGLTLLLENNNLFGYGIDSSQEALNWAVINTNKYKLKSRFNLILNSNPSVCGIVPGSLDFIVANPPYIPSKDVEGLMSDVKDHEPIEALDGGEDGADLYRLFFIHLPGLLKDGGSIGFEIAGDDQAKTLLSIAPSNFVLTNRIFDYNGILRHLTWKKN; this is encoded by the coding sequence TTGAAACTCTCCGAACTTCGTTCCGAATGTGTTGGTATACTTCTGAGGGAAGGAATAGAGAGGCCCTTCTATGCTGTTGATCTCATAATATCAAAAGTTCTTGATATTGAGAGAGCTCTCTTGATAACAAAAGGAGAAATGGCAATTCCCGCGCAGAAATGTGTGGGAATTTTGTCTATGACAGAAATGCGTTCTAAGAGAGTGCCGCTCTCATATATATTGGGGGAGGCAGAATTCTACGGCAGACCGTTTGAAGTTGGTGAAGGCTGCCTCATACCTCGGCCGGAAACGGAATTACTGGTCGAAGAAATGCTGAGAGCCTGTCCTGATGCTTCAATGTTCGCTGACTGGTGTACGGGAAGCGGATGCATTGGTTTAACATTGCTTCTGGAAAATAACAACTTATTTGGCTACGGTATAGACTCAAGTCAAGAAGCTTTAAATTGGGCAGTTATAAATACCAATAAATACAAATTGAAATCAAGATTTAATTTGATATTGAATTCTAACCCTTCTGTTTGCGGCATAGTGCCCGGATCGCTTGATTTCATAGTTGCCAATCCACCTTATATTCCTTCCAAAGATGTTGAAGGGCTAATGTCAGACGTAAAGGATCACGAACCCATTGAGGCTCTTGACGGGGGAGAGGACGGAGCAGACTTGTACAGGCTCTTTTTTATTCATTTACCCGGATTGCTCAAAGATGGAGGTTCAATAGGATTTGAGATAGCAGGAGACGATCAGGCGAAGACCCTTTTGTCGATAGCTCCGTCGAATTTTGTTCTTACGAACAGGATATTTGATTATAATGGCATATTAAGACACCTGACGTGGAAAAAGAATTAA
- the trxB gene encoding thioredoxin-disulfide reductase, whose product MEKRELVIIGAGPAGLTSAIYGRRAGLDVLLLEKGIPGGQINITDEIENWPGVIHSSGSDLGVSFRKHAEHFKTEFRDCTVSGIEIRNGSKIVLTDKGEVEAEAIILATGASFRKLGCKGEAEFTGGGVSYCAVCDAAFFEDETIAVIGGGNVAVEEAGYLTRFASKVYIIHRRDEFRADRLAIEQALSNPKIEPIWNSVVESIEGEGLVEKLVLKNVKTGEVSDLPVAGVFIFVGTEPNVSYLGEPGSVVKQTRGGWIDTNDKMETSVEGIFAAGDIREKYLRQVVTAAGDGAVASMAAYSYITEQLHLRSVLIDPEHVYALLTSSIDQDQINLQVEAEKYAKESGVKIALIDGYRNARMVEKLGIKELPALLELKKGEIVRSAKPDNMEAVKEFLK is encoded by the coding sequence ATGGAAAAAAGAGAACTTGTCATAATTGGAGCGGGACCCGCAGGTCTCACCTCAGCGATTTACGGCCGCCGCGCCGGCCTTGATGTGCTGCTTCTCGAGAAAGGCATCCCTGGAGGTCAGATCAACATCACTGACGAGATAGAAAACTGGCCCGGTGTTATACATTCATCTGGTTCAGATCTTGGTGTTTCCTTTAGGAAGCATGCCGAACATTTTAAAACAGAATTCAGGGACTGCACAGTTTCAGGAATCGAAATCCGGAACGGAAGCAAGATTGTTTTGACGGATAAAGGCGAAGTTGAAGCCGAAGCGATAATCCTTGCCACAGGAGCAAGCTTCCGCAAGCTCGGCTGCAAAGGCGAAGCCGAGTTTACAGGCGGCGGAGTAAGTTACTGTGCTGTCTGCGATGCTGCATTTTTTGAAGACGAAACGATTGCGGTAATAGGCGGAGGAAATGTCGCGGTAGAAGAGGCAGGTTACCTTACCCGCTTTGCATCAAAGGTATATATAATCCACAGACGCGATGAATTCCGCGCGGACAGGCTCGCGATAGAGCAGGCTCTCTCAAATCCCAAGATCGAACCGATCTGGAACTCCGTTGTTGAATCCATCGAGGGTGAAGGGCTTGTCGAAAAATTAGTGTTGAAGAACGTCAAAACAGGAGAGGTCTCAGATCTTCCTGTTGCAGGAGTATTCATTTTTGTTGGCACTGAGCCTAACGTATCCTATCTTGGCGAGCCTGGGTCTGTAGTAAAACAGACAAGAGGCGGCTGGATAGACACTAATGACAAAATGGAGACATCTGTCGAGGGAATATTTGCTGCCGGTGACATCCGTGAAAAGTACCTGCGCCAGGTCGTCACTGCTGCAGGTGACGGCGCTGTTGCCTCCATGGCTGCATATTCCTACATTACGGAACAGCTCCACCTCCGTTCTGTGCTGATCGACCCAGAACATGTCTACGCCCTTCTGACGTCGAGCATCGACCAGGATCAGATCAACCTTCAGGTCGAAGCTGAAAAATATGCTAAGGAAAGCGGAGTCAAGATCGCACTTATTGATGGATATAGAAACGCAAGGATGGTCGAAAAACTGGGTATCAAAGAACTTCCGGCGCTTCTTGAACTCAAGAAAGGCGAGATCGTCCGCTCTGCCAAGCCTGATAATATGGAAGCAGTCAAAGAGTTCCTTAAGTAA